One genomic window of Lysobacterales bacterium includes the following:
- a CDS encoding HAD family hydrolase, with protein sequence MWPQLDQVPERVLTRAARIRLAVFDIDGVFTDGRLWFTDDGREFKAFHVLDGLGIKLLTESGVRTAIISSRFSPVVGRRAAELGIELVYQDQDDKLACFQRILAALRLVTDQAAYTGDDLPDLPVLKRAGLSVAVANAHPMLVPHCHYRTQAAGGAGAVREVCDLILHAQGRLSDIERRFGHG encoded by the coding sequence ATGTGGCCACAACTTGACCAGGTTCCCGAGCGCGTGCTGACCCGGGCGGCCAGGATCCGGCTCGCCGTGTTCGACATCGACGGCGTGTTCACCGACGGCCGTCTGTGGTTCACCGACGACGGGCGCGAGTTCAAGGCCTTCCACGTGCTCGACGGTCTTGGCATCAAGCTGCTGACCGAGTCCGGGGTACGCACCGCGATCATCTCCTCGCGCTTCAGCCCGGTGGTCGGCCGGCGCGCCGCCGAGCTGGGCATCGAGCTCGTCTACCAGGACCAGGACGACAAGCTGGCCTGCTTCCAGCGGATCCTCGCAGCGCTGCGCCTGGTCACCGACCAGGCCGCCTACACCGGCGACGACCTGCCCGACCTGCCGGTGCTCAAGCGGGCCGGCCTGTCGGTCGCGGTGGCGAACGCCCATCCCATGCTGGTACCGCACTGCCACTACCGTACCCAGGCTGCCGGAGGAGCCGGCGCCGTGCGCGAGGTCTGCGACCTGATCCTTCACGCCCAGGGCCGCCTGTCGGACATCGAACGGCGCTTCGGGCATGGCTGA
- a CDS encoding prepilin-type N-terminal cleavage/methylation domain-containing protein, translated as MPGRRAGGFTLIEVMIVVVIVAILAAIAYPSYTQYVLRTKRADGKAFLNRIAGEQERFFTARGQYTNALTTAKPNGLGFANNRSEQECYQVAIALADANLTYTLTATPINSARCGDQTRDGQCANLTLTSRGVKGASGPLGAACW; from the coding sequence ATGCCAGGGAGACGGGCAGGGGGTTTCACCCTGATCGAGGTGATGATCGTGGTGGTGATCGTTGCGATCCTCGCAGCGATCGCCTATCCCAGCTACACGCAGTACGTGCTGCGCACCAAGCGGGCCGATGGCAAGGCGTTCCTCAACCGGATCGCCGGTGAGCAGGAGCGCTTCTTCACGGCGCGCGGCCAGTACACCAACGCCCTGACCACGGCGAAGCCCAACGGTCTGGGCTTCGCCAACAACCGGTCGGAGCAGGAGTGCTACCAGGTGGCGATCGCCCTGGCCGACGCCAATCTGACCTACACGCTGACCGCGACGCCGATCAACTCGGCGCGCTGCGGCGACCAGACCCGCGACGGCCAGTGCGCCAACCTCACGCTCACCAGTCGTGGCGTAAAGGGCGCATCCGGTCCGCTCGGGGCCGCCTGCTGGTGA
- a CDS encoding PilW family protein, translating into MTNLRLRQQGLSLIELMIALLIGTILLLGITSLFNTTANVNRLENGLARLQENGRFALSRIAEDLRMATATRSMRKASEGGGPGATNPDRPMLSFVNLGAGLFAQAGLPAAPTAAGTSRYLIPPSYLLRGHDCNAATCAPAIAAAPGADLYNVSGYGPLPALGVTVNSRARGGDVLTLRYLRGEGTPLRADFSGPVEGGTLLLRAGSDFQLGNSGLVVVGDYATTAIMAVRRIDGETLVGVGNMTDARVLSAFSPDNDARVNNFDTDFVTVTYYLRLSDDPSRPGRLVSTLRRRENGIDVAVAEGIERLDFLYHVEDRLGRMRPLTAAQVQALTPADCAQASLNPPLVPPIAAQDAANCGWRSVRAVEVFLLANTVDDAGSLVEPFQYAFLATGAANAANTVQVACDPAHGTCPGGSMTTLPSGLPPGRMLRREFRTVVTLRNNAY; encoded by the coding sequence ATGACGAACCTCCGCCTCCGCCAGCAGGGCCTGTCGCTGATCGAGCTGATGATCGCCCTGCTGATCGGCACCATCCTGCTGCTGGGCATCACCTCGCTGTTCAATACCACCGCCAACGTCAACCGGCTCGAGAACGGCCTGGCGCGACTGCAGGAAAACGGCCGCTTCGCGCTCAGCCGCATCGCCGAGGACCTGCGCATGGCCACCGCGACGCGCAGCATGCGCAAGGCCAGCGAGGGCGGCGGCCCGGGCGCCACCAATCCGGACCGGCCGATGCTGAGCTTCGTGAATCTCGGCGCCGGGCTGTTCGCGCAGGCCGGACTGCCTGCAGCGCCCACCGCGGCCGGCACCAGCCGCTACCTGATTCCGCCCAGTTACCTGCTGCGGGGCCACGACTGCAATGCCGCCACCTGCGCCCCGGCGATCGCTGCGGCGCCTGGCGCCGACCTGTACAACGTCTCCGGCTATGGCCCGCTGCCGGCGCTCGGTGTCACCGTCAACAGCCGCGCACGTGGTGGCGATGTGCTCACCTTGCGGTACCTGCGCGGGGAAGGAACGCCCCTGCGCGCCGACTTCAGCGGCCCCGTCGAGGGTGGCACGCTGCTCCTGCGTGCCGGCAGCGATTTCCAGCTCGGCAACAGCGGCCTGGTCGTGGTCGGCGACTACGCCACCACCGCGATCATGGCGGTGCGCCGCATCGACGGCGAGACCCTGGTGGGTGTCGGCAACATGACCGACGCGCGCGTGCTGAGCGCCTTCTCGCCGGACAACGATGCACGGGTGAACAACTTCGACACCGACTTCGTCACCGTCACCTACTACCTGCGCCTGAGCGACGATCCGTCGCGCCCGGGCCGCCTGGTCTCGACCCTGCGCAGGCGCGAGAACGGCATCGATGTCGCCGTTGCCGAAGGCATCGAGCGGCTCGACTTCCTTTACCACGTCGAGGACCGCCTTGGACGCATGAGGCCATTGACCGCCGCCCAGGTCCAGGCGCTTACGCCCGCCGACTGCGCCCAGGCCTCGCTCAATCCGCCGCTGGTTCCGCCGATCGCGGCGCAGGACGCCGCCAACTGCGGGTGGCGCTCGGTGCGCGCCGTCGAGGTGTTCCTGCTGGCCAACACCGTGGATGACGCCGGCTCCCTGGTGGAACCCTTCCAGTACGCCTTTCTCGCCACCGGCGCGGCCAATGCGGCCAATACGGTCCAGGTCGCCTGCGACCCAGCGCACGGCACCTGCCCGGGCGGCAGCATGACCACCCTGCCGTCCGGCCTGCCTCCTGGCCGGATGCTGCGTCGCGAGTTCCGCACCGTGGTCACCCTCCGCAACAACGCCTACTGA
- the lptB gene encoding LPS export ABC transporter ATP-binding protein, with the protein MLTVRGLRKRYKAREVVRDFGMHMAEGEVVGLLGPNGAGKTTCFYMIVGLVPADAGEIRLDGEDLTQAPMHERALRGIGYLPQEPSVFRRMTVADNILAILELRRDLAPSARADQLDDLLEELQIAHLRDNLGISLSGGERRRVEIARALAARPRFMLLDEPFAGVDPISVLDIQRIVRHLKTRGIGILITDHNVRETLSLTDRAYILNNGGVLAEGSPAEILANREVREIYLGHEFRL; encoded by the coding sequence ATGCTCACCGTCCGCGGTCTGCGCAAGCGCTACAAGGCCCGCGAAGTCGTGCGTGACTTCGGCATGCACATGGCCGAGGGCGAGGTGGTCGGGCTGCTGGGTCCCAATGGCGCCGGCAAGACCACCTGCTTCTACATGATCGTCGGCCTTGTGCCGGCCGATGCCGGCGAGATCCGCCTCGATGGCGAGGACCTGACCCAGGCCCCCATGCACGAGCGCGCCCTGCGCGGCATCGGCTACCTGCCCCAGGAGCCCAGCGTGTTCAGGCGCATGACCGTCGCCGACAACATCCTGGCGATCCTCGAGCTGCGCCGGGACCTGGCGCCCTCGGCGCGGGCCGACCAGCTCGACGACCTGCTCGAGGAGCTGCAGATCGCCCACCTGCGCGACAACCTGGGGATCAGCCTTTCCGGTGGCGAACGGCGGCGGGTCGAGATCGCGCGGGCGCTGGCGGCCAGGCCGCGCTTCATGTTGCTGGACGAGCCGTTCGCGGGCGTCGATCCGATCTCGGTGCTGGACATCCAGCGCATCGTCAGGCACCTCAAGACCCGCGGCATCGGCATCCTGATCACCGACCACAATGTCAGGGAGACGCTGAGCCTCACCGACCGCGCGTACATCCTCAACAACGGCGGGGTGCTGGCGGAGGGCAGTCCGGCCGAGATCCTCGCCAATCGCGAGGTGCGCGAGATCTACCTCGGCCACGAGTTCCGACTGTGA
- a CDS encoding PQQ-binding-like beta-propeller repeat protein, translating into MASLKTFLAFVAISAAGAAHGQSLDLSRVPPSINAALPPNLLVTLDDSGSMAFGFTPDLLGFTATGSNRGCFWRHPQYYSAHVNKQYFDPNITYTPPKRADGTSFPNASFTAARIDGFDGTSTAYNLSTGYRVTISMAHGGPWVTHSALSTTTTTPMGAGCTSAYNSTSNKTARFPFENAAFYYDFTPNSNYSSGSPDDQRNYTARQVSTAQRQNFANWFSYYRTRLLTSRSALTLAFDDMNPANRVAWQNYHQNQIGTSTEIKALDATDGTYADWKGRFFNWIHNSPADGGTPMRASLIRGGQFFERGGASQLNARNPYYDPAYGRELSCRQNFHIMVTDGYWNGTIPSTAPSIGNYDGTATTFPDGRAYSTSAAASRVFWNVASGGTAAPNLADIAFYFWARDLRADLTNDVPIHTPDTRTGVVTGASAGDEIYFNPVNDPGNWQRVVSYFVGFGLGGTLEYDTSGSCVDNPSLNVPNLCQGARLTRLRRGDDIWPAATSGQSNTLDDAWHAALNSRGQFLSAQDPQELVDSLNSVLDNVSRRQGVTGSAGSTAFLRTDTVQFEASYDSGSWAGDIQGRQINPETGLPTDVFAWSSSAGAQLDARTPASRRILFNRAASGPATTVEFQWGNLSGAQQTILNRNPLTGTADALGTQRVAWIRGARNVEQGTGGVLRQRSTILGPFIGSSLINVAAPRFGYRGRSDFAEGGTQYARFRQDNRDRPATLYIGSNDGMLHAFNAETGAERWAFIPNRVFANLGRLTVPEYQFVPFVNNTPIDHDVFFGGRWRTVLVGTLGLGGQGVYAIDVSNPDSPTVLWEFTDEGDAMLGYTYGRPNVVRLSDGTWVAMVPAGYNSEATVDYATRGLPNERTDAHAHAGGNSTGAVFAINIATGQARRINVTAARGLATVQAADYELDYKVDFLVAGDLNGDLYRIDLQDRTWDNVASAPVDLLFRGNRVTGVPQRPITTAPTIYADPSSGKMTIVVGTGKFIENSDREINIPRQAIYGIRECGQGCSRYPITQATLVEQTLAAGTGGFLNMSQTNVVPQDRDGWFVQIGNPSLMGGALRGERVIEMSVPVSFASGIVALGSFIPSNDPCSPLGTGAIYVLSAFTGGFPLPGDLNTGGTAYLPGQGVLGGGAAGSVGTVTNRPPDLSAFLNPDGGSMSLMGQKILGVPVRRRSGWREIPLE; encoded by the coding sequence ATGGCCTCCCTAAAGACTTTCCTCGCTTTCGTGGCGATTTCCGCTGCCGGAGCCGCGCATGGCCAGTCGCTGGACCTGTCGCGCGTGCCGCCTAGCATCAATGCCGCGCTGCCGCCCAATCTGCTGGTCACCCTCGACGATTCGGGAAGCATGGCGTTCGGATTCACGCCGGACCTGCTGGGATTCACGGCGACCGGCTCCAACAGGGGATGCTTCTGGCGCCACCCCCAGTACTACTCGGCGCATGTCAACAAGCAGTATTTCGATCCCAACATCACTTACACGCCGCCCAAGCGTGCGGATGGAACGTCTTTCCCGAACGCCAGCTTCACAGCTGCCCGCATCGATGGATTCGACGGGACCTCGACCGCCTACAACCTGTCCACTGGTTATCGGGTGACGATCAGCATGGCGCACGGTGGTCCGTGGGTCACCCATTCCGCATTGTCGACGACCACCACCACCCCAATGGGCGCGGGCTGTACGAGCGCCTACAATTCCACGAGTAACAAGACGGCGCGCTTCCCGTTCGAGAACGCGGCGTTCTACTACGACTTCACGCCGAACAGCAACTACAGCTCGGGATCGCCCGACGACCAGCGCAACTACACCGCCCGGCAGGTGAGCACCGCGCAGCGCCAGAACTTCGCGAACTGGTTCAGCTACTACAGGACGCGCCTGCTGACTTCCCGCAGCGCCCTGACGCTGGCCTTCGACGACATGAACCCGGCCAACCGGGTGGCGTGGCAAAACTATCACCAGAACCAGATCGGGACGAGCACCGAGATCAAGGCACTGGATGCCACCGACGGCACCTATGCCGACTGGAAGGGCAGGTTCTTCAACTGGATCCACAATTCACCTGCCGATGGCGGAACGCCAATGCGTGCCTCGCTGATCCGGGGTGGCCAGTTCTTCGAGCGTGGCGGGGCGAGCCAGCTCAACGCACGCAACCCCTACTACGACCCGGCTTACGGGCGGGAACTGTCCTGTCGCCAGAACTTCCATATCATGGTCACGGACGGCTACTGGAACGGCACAATCCCCAGCACCGCGCCGTCGATCGGCAATTACGACGGGACGGCCACGACCTTCCCCGATGGCCGGGCGTACTCCACCTCTGCGGCAGCGAGCCGAGTGTTCTGGAACGTGGCATCCGGAGGCACTGCGGCGCCCAATCTGGCCGACATCGCGTTCTACTTCTGGGCCCGCGACCTGCGCGCGGACCTGACCAACGACGTGCCGATCCATACGCCCGACACCCGCACCGGCGTGGTGACCGGGGCGTCCGCCGGTGACGAGATCTACTTCAATCCAGTCAACGATCCCGGCAACTGGCAGCGGGTCGTCAGCTATTTCGTGGGATTCGGCCTGGGCGGCACCCTGGAGTACGACACCTCCGGTTCGTGCGTGGACAACCCATCGCTCAATGTGCCAAACCTCTGCCAGGGCGCCCGTCTTACCCGCCTGCGCCGCGGCGACGACATCTGGCCGGCGGCGACCTCCGGCCAGTCGAACACGCTGGACGACGCCTGGCATGCCGCGCTGAACAGCCGCGGACAGTTCCTCAGCGCCCAGGACCCCCAGGAACTGGTCGACTCCCTGAACTCGGTGCTGGACAACGTCAGCCGGCGCCAGGGAGTCACCGGATCGGCCGGCTCCACGGCCTTCCTCCGAACCGACACGGTGCAGTTCGAGGCGTCCTACGATAGCGGTTCCTGGGCCGGCGACATCCAGGGCCGGCAGATCAATCCGGAGACTGGCCTGCCCACGGACGTGTTCGCATGGAGCAGCAGTGCGGGCGCCCAGCTCGACGCCCGGACCCCGGCTTCCCGGCGCATCCTCTTCAACCGGGCGGCGAGCGGTCCGGCCACCACGGTGGAGTTCCAGTGGGGCAACCTGAGCGGCGCGCAGCAGACCATCCTCAATCGCAATCCGCTGACCGGCACGGCCGATGCCCTGGGTACCCAGCGGGTCGCGTGGATCAGGGGCGCACGCAACGTCGAGCAGGGTACGGGGGGCGTGCTCAGGCAGCGGTCGACCATTCTGGGTCCCTTCATCGGTTCCAGCCTGATCAACGTCGCGGCGCCCCGCTTCGGCTATCGCGGTCGCAGCGATTTCGCCGAAGGCGGCACCCAGTACGCCCGGTTCCGCCAGGACAACCGCGATCGTCCGGCAACGCTCTACATCGGCAGCAACGATGGCATGTTGCACGCGTTCAATGCCGAGACCGGCGCCGAACGCTGGGCTTTCATCCCCAACCGCGTGTTCGCGAACCTGGGGCGCCTGACGGTCCCGGAGTACCAGTTCGTTCCGTTCGTGAACAACACGCCGATCGACCATGACGTCTTCTTCGGCGGTCGCTGGCGAACGGTGCTGGTCGGCACGCTGGGGCTTGGCGGGCAGGGCGTCTACGCCATCGACGTATCCAACCCCGACTCGCCGACGGTGTTGTGGGAGTTCACGGACGAGGGCGACGCCATGCTGGGCTACACCTATGGCCGCCCGAACGTCGTCCGCCTGAGCGACGGCACCTGGGTGGCGATGGTGCCGGCCGGCTACAACAGCGAGGCGACCGTCGACTACGCCACGCGCGGTCTGCCCAACGAGCGGACCGATGCCCATGCCCACGCAGGCGGCAACAGCACCGGCGCGGTCTTCGCCATCAACATCGCCACCGGTCAGGCCCGTCGCATCAATGTCACCGCGGCGCGCGGGTTGGCCACCGTCCAGGCGGCCGACTACGAACTCGACTACAAGGTCGATTTCCTGGTCGCTGGCGACCTCAACGGCGACCTCTACCGCATCGACCTGCAGGACCGCACCTGGGACAACGTCGCATCCGCGCCTGTCGACCTGCTGTTCCGCGGCAACCGGGTGACCGGCGTTCCGCAGCGCCCGATCACGACCGCGCCGACCATCTATGCCGATCCCAGCAGCGGCAAGATGACCATCGTCGTGGGTACCGGCAAGTTCATCGAGAACAGCGACCGCGAGATCAACATTCCGCGGCAGGCCATCTATGGCATCCGCGAGTGCGGGCAGGGATGCAGCCGCTATCCGATCACCCAGGCAACCCTGGTCGAACAGACGCTGGCAGCCGGCACGGGCGGCTTCCTGAACATGAGCCAGACCAACGTGGTGCCACAGGACCGCGATGGCTGGTTCGTACAGATCGGCAACCCCAGCCTGATGGGCGGGGCGTTGCGCGGCGAGCGGGTGATCGAGATGTCGGTGCCGGTGAGCTTCGCCTCGGGCATCGTCGCCCTCGGCAGCTTCATTCCGTCCAACGACCCCTGCTCGCCCCTGGGTACCGGCGCCATCTACGTGCTGTCGGCGTTCACCGGCGGCTTCCCGTTGCCGGGCGATCTCAACACCGGCGGGACCGCCTATCTGCCGGGTCAGGGCGTACTGGGCGGCGGTGCTGCAGGCAGTGTCGGCACCGTGACCAACCGTCCGCCCGACCTGTCGGCATTCCTGAATCCCGACGGCGGTTCGATGAGCCTGATGGGTCAGAAGATCCTGGGTGTACCGGTGCGCCGCCGCAGCGGCTGGCGCGAAATCCCGCTGGAATGA
- a CDS encoding KpsF/GutQ family sugar-phosphate isomerase, with protein MIAQPNPLFAATAPVCDDPESLARSGRRVFEIEARALDVLAARIDGEFQRACQRVLQCRGRVVVTGMGKSGHVGRKIAATFASTGTPAFFVHPGEASHGDLGMITTSDLVLAISYSGETDELLTIMPALRRQGSVLVAMSGNPSSALARLADVHLDISIPEEACPLGLAPTTSTTAALVMGDALAVALLEARGFTAEDFARSHPAGSLGRRLLLRIADIMHTGSAVPRIAPDASLAQALVEVTRKGLGLTGIVDGDDRLLGVFTDGDLRRTLDDAAIDVRATPVSALMTARPRTISPDRLAVEAARMMEEHKIHALLVVDGDGRLVGALNIHDLLRARVV; from the coding sequence ATGATCGCGCAGCCGAACCCCCTGTTCGCCGCCACCGCCCCGGTCTGCGACGACCCGGAATCGCTTGCCCGCTCCGGCCGCCGGGTGTTCGAGATCGAGGCACGCGCCCTGGACGTGCTGGCCGCGCGCATCGACGGGGAGTTCCAGCGGGCCTGCCAGCGTGTGCTGCAATGCCGCGGCCGGGTCGTGGTCACCGGCATGGGCAAATCGGGCCACGTCGGCCGCAAGATCGCCGCGACCTTCGCCTCGACGGGCACGCCCGCATTCTTCGTGCACCCGGGCGAAGCCAGCCATGGCGACCTGGGCATGATCACCACCAGCGACCTGGTGCTGGCGATCTCGTATTCGGGCGAGACCGATGAGCTGCTGACCATCATGCCGGCGCTGCGCAGGCAGGGCAGCGTCCTGGTCGCGATGTCCGGAAACCCCTCATCCGCGCTTGCCCGGCTCGCCGATGTCCACCTGGACATCAGCATCCCCGAGGAGGCCTGCCCGCTGGGCCTGGCACCGACCACCAGCACGACGGCGGCGCTGGTGATGGGCGATGCGCTCGCCGTGGCGCTGCTCGAGGCCCGGGGTTTCACCGCCGAGGACTTCGCGCGCTCGCATCCCGCCGGCAGCCTGGGCCGCCGCCTGCTGCTGCGCATCGCCGACATCATGCACACCGGTTCGGCGGTGCCCCGGATCGCACCCGACGCCAGCCTGGCGCAGGCGCTGGTCGAGGTCACCCGCAAGGGCCTGGGACTGACCGGCATCGTCGATGGCGACGACCGCCTGCTCGGCGTGTTCACCGACGGCGACCTCCGCCGGACCCTCGATGACGCCGCCATCGACGTACGGGCGACACCGGTCAGCGCCTTGATGACGGCGCGACCCCGCACCATCAGTCCGGACCGTCTGGCGGTCGAGGCGGCCCGCATGATGGAAGAGCACAAGATCCACGCGTTGCTGGTGGTCGACGGCGACGGCCGCCTGGTCGGCGCCCTGAACATCCACGATCTGCTGCGGGCACGCGTGGTCTGA
- the lptC gene encoding LPS export ABC transporter periplasmic protein LptC, whose amino-acid sequence MAERTTLGLFVALAAAAALTQWLLWLFTPPPEPPPFVGPLRPEYSLDAFELRVFKEDGLLSLQVEAPRMDRHGGDGHFLVRQPEMVILREGQPQWQARARDSRIEASGSQLELRGGVHFHSLPGDPRPLDIRTEHLVAFPETQRAQTDTDVTVLQGRSILRGSGLRADFATSRLQLDDFRLHSPPKR is encoded by the coding sequence ATGGCTGAACGAACGACCCTGGGCCTGTTCGTCGCCCTCGCCGCGGCCGCAGCGCTGACCCAGTGGCTGCTGTGGCTGTTCACGCCGCCGCCGGAGCCCCCGCCGTTCGTCGGTCCGTTGCGCCCCGAGTACAGCCTGGATGCCTTCGAGCTGCGCGTCTTCAAGGAGGACGGCCTGCTCTCGCTCCAGGTCGAGGCGCCGCGCATGGACCGCCATGGCGGCGATGGCCATTTCCTGGTGCGGCAGCCGGAAATGGTGATCCTTCGCGAGGGCCAGCCGCAGTGGCAGGCGCGCGCCCGGGACAGTCGCATCGAGGCCAGCGGCAGCCAGCTCGAACTGCGCGGCGGCGTGCACTTCCACAGCCTGCCCGGCGATCCGCGTCCGCTGGACATCCGGACCGAGCACCTGGTGGCGTTTCCGGAGACGCAACGCGCCCAGACCGATACCGATGTCACCGTGCTTCAGGGCCGATCTATACTGCGGGGCTCCGGCCTGCGCGCCGACTTCGCCACGTCCAGACTGCAACTCGATGACTTCCGCCTGCATTCGCCGCCGAAGCGCTGA
- a CDS encoding RNA polymerase factor sigma-54, with the protein MRAGLELRLGQQLRLSPQLRQALKLLQMSQAELEIELREQVESNPVLDLFEGDASGGPEEPAAPAAAEGTSAPAADPAPTGEAADTGGEDGYEADLDYSPEPGEGDWGGGGRGGDAEGDPVDWAAAPADDLCAHLLWQLQLSPASDRDRAIAVALIESLDTDGYLRVDLEEIQATLAPDLQVSDAEIEAVRHRLQRFDPVGVASRDLRDCLLVQIDSLPDREDPVTLAARRLVDQHLERLPRTDRAQLARLADCDETTLAAALDLIRSLDPKPGGRLDTSTPEYVQPDVYAVRENGRWRVVLASDQGHDLRINRDYLRMAREAGREARSYLRGCLQEARWLLRALAQRQDTLYRVASAIVRAQEAFLEQGPQAMRPLMLKDIAAELDIHESTVSRTVARKYLHTPRGVFELRHFFSTGYAGGEDGDAAATAVRALIGELIAAEDAARPLSDQALAGLLKQRGLNVARRTVAKYREQLRLAPSHERRRAG; encoded by the coding sequence ATGCGCGCCGGCCTTGAACTGCGGTTGGGACAGCAACTGCGGCTGAGTCCGCAGTTGCGTCAGGCGCTCAAGCTGCTCCAGATGTCCCAGGCGGAGCTCGAGATCGAACTGCGCGAGCAGGTCGAGAGCAACCCCGTACTGGACCTTTTCGAGGGCGACGCCAGTGGCGGGCCGGAGGAGCCGGCTGCGCCCGCGGCCGCCGAGGGGACAAGTGCCCCTGCCGCGGATCCGGCGCCAACCGGCGAGGCGGCCGACACCGGCGGCGAGGACGGCTACGAGGCCGACCTGGACTACAGCCCGGAGCCCGGCGAGGGCGACTGGGGCGGTGGGGGACGCGGCGGCGACGCCGAGGGCGATCCGGTCGACTGGGCCGCGGCGCCCGCGGACGACCTGTGCGCGCACCTGCTGTGGCAGTTGCAGCTCAGTCCTGCCAGCGATCGCGACCGCGCCATCGCCGTGGCTCTGATCGAGTCGCTCGATACCGATGGCTACCTGCGTGTCGATCTGGAGGAAATCCAGGCGACGCTTGCACCGGACCTGCAGGTCTCGGACGCGGAGATCGAGGCAGTCAGGCACAGGCTGCAGCGCTTCGATCCGGTCGGCGTCGCCAGCCGCGATCTGCGCGACTGCCTGCTGGTGCAGATCGACAGCCTGCCCGACCGTGAGGATCCCGTGACCCTGGCGGCACGACGCCTGGTCGATCAGCATCTGGAAAGGCTGCCGCGTACCGACCGTGCCCAGCTCGCGAGACTTGCAGACTGCGACGAGACGACCCTGGCCGCGGCACTGGACCTGATCCGTTCGCTGGACCCAAAACCCGGCGGCCGCCTGGACACCAGCACCCCCGAGTATGTCCAGCCCGATGTCTACGCGGTGCGCGAGAACGGCCGCTGGCGGGTGGTCCTGGCCAGCGACCAGGGCCACGACCTGCGCATCAACCGCGACTATCTGCGCATGGCCCGGGAGGCCGGGCGCGAGGCGCGCAGCTACCTGCGCGGCTGCCTGCAGGAGGCGCGCTGGCTGCTGCGCGCGCTGGCGCAGCGCCAGGACACGCTGTACCGGGTGGCCTCGGCGATCGTCCGCGCCCAGGAAGCTTTCCTGGAGCAGGGTCCGCAGGCGATGCGTCCACTGATGCTGAAGGACATCGCTGCCGAACTCGACATCCACGAGTCCACCGTCTCGCGGACCGTGGCACGCAAGTACCTGCACACACCGCGCGGCGTGTTCGAGCTGCGGCACTTCTTCTCCACCGGCTACGCCGGCGGCGAGGACGGCGATGCCGCAGCCACGGCCGTGCGGGCCCTGATCGGCGAACTGATCGCCGCCGAGGATGCCGCCCGCCCGCTGTCCGACCAGGCCCTGGCCGGCCTGCTCAAGCAGCGCGGCCTCAACGTGGCACGCAGGACGGTCGCCAAGTACCGGGAGCAGCTGCGCCTGGCGCCTTCCCACGAACGTCGCAGGGCGGGCTGA
- the lptA gene encoding lipopolysaccharide transport periplasmic protein LptA, which yields MTSACIRRRSADRLAALLLLLACTGLQALESDRDQPMEISARSSDADLASGVYTLSGGVEIRQGSLHIQSAEAEVHQPEQDAEVTRVILTGNPARMEQALDNAAGTMRASAARIDYDRRSDAVVLTGNVRIEEPRGTLTGQRVTYDIARGRVQGQAGSGDGERVRFVIPPRPRAAGQPDGD from the coding sequence ATGACTTCCGCCTGCATTCGCCGCCGAAGCGCTGACCGCCTGGCCGCCCTGCTGCTCCTGCTGGCCTGCACCGGACTGCAGGCGCTGGAAAGCGACCGCGACCAGCCCATGGAGATCAGCGCCCGCAGCTCGGACGCCGACCTCGCCAGCGGGGTGTACACCCTCTCGGGCGGCGTCGAGATCCGGCAGGGCAGCCTGCACATCCAGTCCGCGGAGGCCGAGGTCCATCAGCCCGAACAGGATGCCGAGGTCACCCGTGTGATCCTGACCGGCAATCCTGCCCGCATGGAGCAAGCGCTGGACAACGCCGCCGGGACGATGCGCGCCAGCGCCGCCCGGATCGACTACGACCGGCGCAGCGACGCCGTCGTGCTGACCGGCAACGTCCGCATCGAGGAGCCGCGCGGCACCCTGACCGGACAGCGGGTCACCTACGACATCGCCCGCGGCCGGGTCCAGGGCCAGGCCGGCAGCGGCGATGGCGAACGGGTTCGCTTCGTCATCCCGCCGCGCCCCCGGGCGGCCGGTCAGCCCGACGGCGACTGA